Proteins encoded within one genomic window of Deltaproteobacteria bacterium:
- a CDS encoding aspartate ammonia-lyase translates to MGATRKERDLLGERDVPADALWGIHTLRALENFPIANRPVHPALIHAYGQVKLACAQTNRRLSAWGDDTEKADAIGRACGEMAAGELDAWIVVDALQGGAGTSTNMNVNEVIANRALQILGRSLADYGRVSPTNDVNLHQSTNDTYPTALRVAAIDRLRALERALVDLQESFQDAEKRFAHVVKVGRTQLQDAVLTTLGREMGAYAEAFNRDRWRVSKCEERLRVVNLGGTAIGTGIAAPRAFIFRATDELREITGFGLARAENLVEATQNADAFVEVSGILKACATNLLKIANDLRLMSSGPAAGLGEITLPPMQAGSSIMPGKINPVIPEAVAVAAMRAIANDAAVTHACAAGNLELNAFLPLVADALLETIDLLTHAAHALATRCVRGIVAREDVCRAHVEGSVACATALVASIGYEAASDIAAAATSRGVSVREIVRERALMTDAEYDALISPESVCRLGAPGGVIP, encoded by the coding sequence ATGGGCGCGACGCGAAAAGAACGGGATCTGCTGGGCGAACGTGATGTTCCGGCGGACGCGCTGTGGGGCATCCACACGTTGCGGGCGCTGGAGAATTTTCCGATCGCGAATCGACCGGTGCATCCCGCGCTCATCCACGCCTACGGGCAGGTGAAGCTCGCGTGCGCGCAAACAAATCGCCGTCTCAGCGCATGGGGCGACGACACCGAAAAAGCCGACGCGATCGGGCGGGCGTGCGGGGAGATGGCGGCCGGCGAGCTCGACGCGTGGATCGTCGTGGACGCGCTGCAGGGCGGTGCGGGCACCAGCACGAACATGAACGTGAACGAGGTGATCGCCAATCGCGCCCTGCAAATTCTCGGCAGATCCTTGGCCGACTACGGTCGCGTCAGCCCGACGAACGACGTGAACCTGCATCAATCGACCAACGACACCTATCCGACGGCGCTGCGCGTCGCGGCGATCGACCGGCTGCGCGCGCTCGAACGCGCGCTGGTCGATTTGCAGGAGTCGTTTCAGGACGCGGAGAAACGCTTCGCCCACGTCGTGAAGGTGGGCCGCACGCAGTTGCAGGACGCCGTGCTCACGACGCTTGGCCGCGAAATGGGCGCGTACGCGGAGGCGTTCAACCGTGACCGCTGGCGCGTGTCGAAGTGCGAGGAGCGTCTCCGCGTCGTGAACCTCGGCGGAACGGCGATCGGTACGGGCATCGCCGCACCGCGCGCGTTCATCTTTCGCGCGACCGATGAGCTGCGCGAGATCACGGGTTTCGGCCTGGCCCGCGCGGAGAACCTGGTCGAGGCGACGCAGAACGCCGACGCCTTTGTCGAGGTCTCGGGCATCCTCAAAGCCTGTGCGACGAATCTGCTGAAGATTGCGAACGACCTGCGGTTGATGTCGTCGGGTCCGGCCGCCGGGTTGGGGGAGATCACGCTCCCGCCGATGCAGGCCGGTTCGTCGATCATGCCGGGAAAGATCAACCCGGTGATTCCCGAGGCGGTCGCAGTCGCGGCGATGCGAGCGATCGCGAACGATGCGGCGGTGACGCATGCCTGCGCCGCCGGGAATCTGGAACTCAACGCATTTTTGCCGCTCGTCGCGGACGCGCTGCTCGAAACGATCGATCTGCTCACGCACGCCGCCCACGCACTGGCGACGCGGTGCGTGCGCGGGATCGTTGCGCGCGAGGACGTTTGCCGGGCGCATGTCGAGGGCTCGGTCGCCTGCGCGACGGCCTTGGTCGCGAGCATCGGGTATGAGGCCGCGAGCGACATCGCCGCCGCCGCGACCTCGCGGGGCGTGTCGGTACGGGAGATTGTGCGCGAGCGCGCGTTGATG
- the hydG gene encoding [FeFe] hydrogenase H-cluster radical SAM maturase HydG, translated as MSANEATSPFEVPIDEQMIWNTLKEASSRDASRVREVIAKARLMKGLDAADIAVLAAISDPELVGELFAAAREVKETIYGRRIVMFAPLYVSNLCSNDCLYCGFRVRNKSLARRALTQEEIAAEVRALIDDGHKRVLLVAGESYPKQGFQYVLDSIATIYATKSGRGEIRRINVNIAPLTIGEFAQLHGSGIGTYQLFQETYHRETYARVHAAGRKRDYDWRITAMDRAMTAGIDDVGIGVLFGLADWRFELLALLQHIRHLEARFGVGPHTISVPRLEPATGADIAEHPPMPVSDADFRKIVAILRLAVPYTGLIMSTRETAEIRRETFALGVSQISAGSRTNPGGYASEDECAEQFQLGDHRTLDEVVRDLANLGFIPSFCTACYRLGRTGADFMDLAKPGEIKHHCDPNALSTFVEYLTDYASDECRAAGEATIAAALEHMDPKPRNAAVHMMQKVRDGKRDVFC; from the coding sequence ATGTCCGCGAATGAAGCTACCTCGCCGTTCGAGGTTCCCATCGACGAACAGATGATCTGGAACACCCTGAAAGAGGCGTCCTCCCGCGACGCGTCTCGTGTGCGCGAGGTGATCGCCAAAGCCCGACTGATGAAGGGTCTCGACGCCGCGGACATTGCCGTGCTGGCCGCGATCAGCGATCCGGAGCTGGTCGGCGAGTTGTTTGCGGCGGCCCGCGAGGTCAAGGAGACGATCTACGGTCGGCGCATCGTGATGTTCGCGCCGCTCTACGTCTCCAACCTATGTTCCAACGACTGCCTTTACTGCGGGTTTCGCGTGCGCAACAAGTCGCTCGCCCGGCGCGCGCTGACGCAGGAGGAGATCGCCGCGGAAGTCCGTGCGCTCATCGACGACGGGCACAAGCGCGTGCTGCTCGTCGCGGGCGAGTCGTATCCGAAGCAGGGATTTCAATACGTTCTCGACTCGATCGCGACGATCTACGCGACGAAGAGTGGGCGGGGGGAGATCCGCCGAATCAATGTAAACATCGCGCCGCTGACGATCGGCGAGTTCGCGCAGCTCCACGGCTCGGGGATCGGCACCTATCAGCTCTTTCAGGAAACCTATCACCGCGAGACCTACGCCCGCGTCCACGCGGCGGGCCGCAAGCGCGACTACGACTGGCGCATCACGGCCATGGACCGCGCAATGACGGCCGGCATCGACGATGTCGGCATCGGCGTGCTGTTCGGGCTCGCCGACTGGCGATTCGAACTGCTCGCGCTCCTGCAGCACATCCGCCATCTCGAAGCGCGCTTCGGAGTCGGGCCGCACACGATCAGCGTACCGCGTCTGGAACCCGCGACCGGAGCCGATATCGCCGAGCATCCGCCCATGCCCGTCAGCGATGCGGACTTCCGAAAGATCGTCGCCATCCTGCGTCTCGCGGTTCCGTACACGGGTCTCATCATGTCCACGCGCGAGACCGCCGAGATTCGGCGCGAAACCTTCGCGCTCGGCGTTTCGCAGATTTCGGCGGGCAGCCGAACTAATCCGGGCGGATACGCATCGGAGGACGAGTGCGCCGAGCAGTTTCAGCTCGGCGATCACCGCACGCTCGACGAGGTCGTGCGCGACCTCGCGAATCTCGGATTCATTCCGTCGTTCTGCACGGCGTGCTACCGGCTCGGGCGCACCGGCGCTGATTTCATGGATCTCGCGAAACCCGGCGAGATCAAGCACCACTGCGATCCCAATGCACTCTCGACTTTTGTTGAATACCTGACGGATTACGCATCCGACGAATGTCGCGCGGCGGGCGAAGCAACCATCGCCGCCGCGCTCGAACACATGGACCCGAAGCCGCGAAACGCCGCCGTGCACATGATGCAAAAGGTTCGTGACGGCAAGCGCGACGTCTTCTGCTAG
- a CDS encoding response regulator — protein MTVVPRILVVDDEVGLREGCRKILQAEGFEAETACDGLDGLERYDARRDYDAAVVDLKMPRMGGVELIEALRARDEDMVLLVMTAYATIETAVEATQRGADGYIPKPFTPGELLLPLRNMLEKRQLRIEARRLRQEREDRLLEVASERGKSRTILQCLSDGVIVANREGQVVMWNAAATQALPSISGAEPPIRTEALGCDALAEWLRDAAEGGDLPHVVTRELRVEAGTFLVTVSPVLEEGRGATGAVAILADITEMKKLETAKSMFVSMVAHEVKRPLGVIEGYLNILLSGAANVDETKKTDVLTRCRDRAKTLRVLVNELMNLSAMETGHFAIRRVPTDISGVVRDALDACRDRAAERRIDLELDIEALAGSPPILADREALFSVFNNLIDNAVKYTPEGGRASVRGEGRAGEVVVAIRDTGIGMSAEEQAKIFEEFYRVSNKFTAKVPGTGLGLSLVKRLVALHQGSVRVSSEPGKGSTFTVVLPREPAERAEPTGAN, from the coding sequence ATGACGGTCGTGCCGCGAATTCTGGTCGTGGATGACGAAGTCGGCTTGCGCGAGGGCTGCCGGAAGATCCTGCAGGCGGAAGGCTTCGAGGCGGAAACCGCGTGCGACGGACTGGACGGACTCGAACGCTACGATGCGCGGCGCGATTACGACGCGGCGGTCGTCGATCTCAAAATGCCGCGCATGGGCGGCGTCGAGCTGATCGAGGCGCTTCGCGCCCGCGACGAGGACATGGTTCTGCTGGTCATGACCGCTTATGCGACCATCGAAACGGCGGTCGAGGCGACGCAGCGCGGCGCCGACGGCTACATTCCCAAACCCTTTACGCCCGGCGAGTTGCTGCTGCCCCTTCGCAACATGCTCGAAAAGCGTCAACTGCGCATCGAGGCGCGACGGCTGCGTCAGGAGCGCGAGGATCGCCTGCTCGAGGTCGCTTCGGAGCGCGGCAAGTCCCGCACGATTTTGCAGTGCCTGTCCGACGGCGTGATTGTCGCCAACCGCGAGGGGCAGGTCGTCATGTGGAATGCCGCGGCGACGCAGGCTCTTCCGTCAATTTCCGGAGCCGAACCGCCGATCCGAACGGAGGCGCTCGGCTGTGATGCGCTGGCCGAGTGGCTGCGCGACGCCGCAGAGGGTGGCGACCTGCCGCACGTCGTCACGCGCGAACTCCGCGTCGAGGCGGGGACGTTTCTGGTCACCGTCAGTCCGGTGCTGGAGGAAGGGCGCGGGGCGACAGGCGCGGTGGCGATTCTGGCCGACATCACCGAGATGAAGAAACTCGAAACCGCCAAGTCGATGTTCGTTTCGATGGTCGCTCACGAGGTGAAGCGGCCGCTCGGCGTCATCGAAGGCTACCTGAACATTTTGCTGTCCGGCGCCGCAAACGTAGACGAGACGAAGAAAACGGATGTCCTCACGAGGTGCCGCGACCGCGCGAAGACCCTGCGCGTGCTGGTCAACGAACTCATGAACCTGTCCGCGATGGAGACGGGCCACTTCGCGATCCGCCGCGTTCCAACCGATATCTCCGGCGTGGTGCGCGATGCGCTCGACGCCTGCCGCGACCGCGCGGCGGAGCGGCGGATCGATCTCGAACTCGATATCGAGGCGCTCGCCGGATCGCCGCCGATTCTGGCCGACCGCGAGGCGCTGTTTTCGGTTTTCAACAACCTGATCGACAACGCGGTGAAGTACACCCCCGAAGGGGGCCGCGCGAGCGTGCGCGGCGAAGGGCGCGCGGGCGAGGTGGTCGTCGCGATCCGCGATACCGGCATCGGCATGAGCGCCGAGGAGCAGGCCAAGATTTTCGAGGAGTTCTATCGGGTCTCCAACAAATTTACCGCCAAGGTCCCGGGAACGGGGCTGGGGTTGTCGCTCGTGAAGCGTCTCGTCGCGCTGCATCAGGGCTCGGTCCGCGTATCGAGCGAACCGGGGAAGGGCTCGACGTTTACGGTCGTGCTGCCGCGCGAACCCGCCGAGCGGGCGGAGCCCACCGGGGCGAATTGA
- a CDS encoding response regulator — protein MKKPLIFVVDDDHDVLEIHEVVLTSGGYAVRTFDDPEKAIAAMSAARPDLIVTDLMMGHLDSGFSLARALKSDPATSGIPVILVTAVAARPGFDFRPKSEADLAAMAVNAYFDKPADHDALLAKVRELLGAATPAGGAS, from the coding sequence ATGAAGAAACCGCTCATCTTCGTCGTTGACGACGACCACGATGTGCTGGAGATCCACGAAGTCGTCCTGACGTCGGGTGGCTACGCCGTACGGACTTTCGACGACCCCGAGAAGGCGATCGCGGCGATGTCGGCCGCTCGACCGGACCTCATCGTCACCGACCTCATGATGGGTCATCTCGACTCCGGGTTCTCGCTGGCCCGGGCACTCAAGAGCGACCCCGCCACGTCCGGAATCCCCGTAATTCTCGTGACCGCGGTCGCGGCGCGACCGGGGTTCGACTTCCGGCCGAAGTCCGAGGCCGATCTCGCCGCCATGGCCGTCAACGCCTACTTCGACAAACCGGCGGATCACGACGCGTTGCTCGCCAAGGTGCGCGAGTTGCTGGGCGCGGCGACACCGGCGGGGGGCGCGTCATGA
- a CDS encoding 4Fe-4S binding protein: protein MNSIITTIPERCRRCYSCVRECPAKAIKVEYGQAKVLADRCIACGNCVKVCGQRAKQIESSVEAVRALLAGSEPVFAVVAPSFPAAFDTAVPMHHVYSWCYMPSYPEAFDQMTPGRVVTAIRRLGFTQVWEAAFGAEMVSRSYRELYEQVLNGDREAVISTACPAVVSYVRKYVPNLVSALAPAVSPMVATARVIRAKFGARARVVFIGPCVAKKSEIRDEEIAGEIDEVLTFVELKNMIDEDGLRAQDLEKSTFDSPPCIVGRAFALSGGLLRTAGLPNDVLQDNILCVDGKERVISAVEELAAGRHQARFLDVLFCEGCVSGPAMPGDLSVYARKQILAEYVKERRAYVSPEEAERALQRVHRISTERTYHHEEIQLAQPSAEEIQAALEAMRKTKPEDHLNCGACGYPTCRDKAIAVCQGLAEAEMCLPYLIEELEATCVRLQSTYMELADAQERLVQTEKLASMGQLSAGVAHEINNPLGSILLYSHVLLKQLEQNTGAKEDLEMIVREATRCKTIVRGLLDFARQSRVSKSRADLREVIEDIISIESPAASEAGIELRSEVEPDLGPVCLDVAQVKQMLVNLVQNAVDATARGGSVTMRAAANGRSVRIEVQDTGCGIPTENLSKIFEPFFTTKAMGKGTGLGLAIAYGVVKMHSGDITVDSAVGRGTTFRITLPVEGTTIEQAVGLVN from the coding sequence ATGAATTCGATCATCACGACGATCCCCGAGCGCTGCCGCCGCTGCTACAGCTGCGTGCGCGAATGCCCCGCCAAGGCGATCAAGGTCGAGTACGGCCAGGCCAAGGTGCTCGCCGACCGCTGCATCGCGTGCGGCAACTGCGTCAAGGTCTGCGGCCAACGGGCGAAGCAGATTGAGAGCAGTGTCGAGGCGGTGCGGGCGCTGCTCGCGGGATCGGAACCGGTCTTCGCCGTCGTCGCGCCGTCATTCCCCGCGGCGTTCGACACGGCGGTCCCGATGCACCACGTCTATTCGTGGTGTTACATGCCCTCGTACCCGGAGGCGTTTGACCAGATGACCCCCGGGCGCGTCGTCACCGCGATTCGCCGTCTCGGCTTCACGCAGGTCTGGGAGGCCGCGTTCGGCGCGGAGATGGTCAGCCGCTCGTATCGCGAGTTGTACGAGCAGGTGCTGAACGGCGACCGCGAGGCGGTGATCTCCACGGCGTGTCCGGCGGTCGTCTCGTACGTGCGAAAATACGTCCCCAATCTCGTCAGCGCGCTCGCGCCCGCGGTATCGCCGATGGTGGCGACCGCACGAGTGATCCGCGCGAAGTTCGGCGCGCGCGCGCGCGTCGTGTTCATCGGACCGTGCGTAGCGAAAAAGAGCGAGATCCGAGATGAGGAAATCGCGGGCGAGATCGACGAGGTGCTCACCTTCGTCGAACTGAAAAACATGATCGACGAGGACGGTCTGCGCGCCCAGGATCTGGAGAAGAGCACCTTCGACAGCCCGCCGTGCATCGTCGGCCGCGCGTTCGCGTTGTCGGGTGGTCTGCTGCGAACGGCGGGACTTCCCAACGACGTTTTGCAGGACAACATCCTGTGCGTGGACGGCAAGGAGCGCGTGATCTCGGCGGTCGAGGAGCTCGCCGCGGGTCGCCATCAGGCGCGTTTTCTCGACGTCCTGTTCTGCGAGGGGTGCGTCAGCGGTCCGGCGATGCCCGGTGATCTCAGCGTTTATGCGCGCAAGCAGATTCTGGCCGAGTACGTCAAGGAACGCCGCGCGTACGTGAGCCCGGAAGAGGCGGAGCGCGCCTTGCAGCGCGTCCATCGGATTTCCACGGAACGCACCTATCACCACGAGGAGATCCAACTGGCGCAGCCGTCGGCGGAGGAGATCCAGGCCGCCCTCGAGGCCATGCGCAAGACGAAGCCCGAGGATCACCTCAACTGCGGGGCGTGCGGATATCCGACATGCCGCGACAAGGCGATTGCCGTTTGTCAGGGTCTCGCCGAGGCCGAAATGTGCCTGCCGTACCTGATCGAGGAACTCGAGGCGACGTGCGTGCGGCTGCAAAGCACGTACATGGAACTCGCCGACGCGCAGGAGCGGCTGGTGCAGACGGAAAAACTCGCGTCGATGGGGCAGCTTTCGGCCGGCGTGGCGCACGAAATCAACAACCCGCTGGGCAGCATCCTGCTCTACTCGCACGTGCTGCTCAAACAACTCGAACAGAATACCGGCGCGAAAGAAGACCTGGAGATGATCGTTCGCGAGGCCACGCGCTGCAAGACGATCGTGCGCGGACTGCTCGACTTCGCGCGCCAGTCCCGCGTCTCGAAGTCCCGCGCCGACCTGCGCGAGGTGATCGAGGACATTATCTCGATCGAGTCCCCGGCGGCGAGCGAAGCGGGCATCGAACTACGATCCGAGGTCGAACCCGATCTCGGGCCGGTATGCCTCGACGTGGCGCAGGTGAAGCAGATGCTCGTCAACCTCGTGCAGAACGCCGTCGATGCGACTGCGCGGGGTGGATCGGTCACGATGCGCGCGGCGGCGAACGGCCGCTCGGTGCGGATCGAGGTGCAGGACACGGGCTGCGGCATCCCGACGGAGAATCTCTCCAAGATATTCGAGCCGTTTTTCACGACGAAGGCGATGGGGAAAGGGACGGGGCTCGGTCTCGCGATCGCCTACGGCGTCGTGAAGATGCACTCGGGCGACATCACCGTGGACAGCGCCGTCGGACGCGGCACGACGTTTCGCATCACGCTGCCGGTCGAGGGCACGACCATCGAGCAAGCCGTCGGCTTGGTGAACTAG
- a CDS encoding iron hydrogenase small subunit — protein sequence MLNLTINEVPVAVPEGASVLDACRAAGVRVPTLCHLEGHPGMGACRVCLVEVEGARGLAASCSMPATPGMKVKTNTARVRLARRTVVELLLSEHEGDCRTCLRADDCELQRLAYEMGVREVRYAGAKPHSVFDESTPALVRETGKCIKCRRCVTVCNETQGVGALFPQERGFDTIIGPAFGANLSEVVCVQCGQCAAVCPVGAICERDQIDEVFAALSDPTKHVVVQTAPAIRAALGEGFGLPPGTLVTGKMVTALRRLGFAAVFDTNFTADLTILEEGTELLTRLKTALVDKGDVALPMFTSCSPGWIKFAEHFYPEILPNISTCKSPQQMFGAVAKTYYADRVGKKAEEMFVVSIMPCTAKKFEAQRPEMAASGARDVDVVLTTRELIRMIREAGIDFVSLPDSEMDNPLGVSSGAADIFANTGGVMEAALRTAYEIVTGREMPGDNLHVRPVAGLEGVKEASIPVTSVKPEWSFLEGAELKVAVAHGLHNARDVIEAVKSGKKSYHFIEVMTCPGGCIGGGGQPRFTDDSVRLARIAAIYREDEGKRLRKSHENPDVAKLYKEFLEKPLGHRSHELLHTKYVTRTSV from the coding sequence ATGCTGAATCTGACGATCAACGAGGTTCCCGTCGCCGTCCCCGAGGGCGCGTCCGTCCTGGACGCGTGCCGCGCGGCGGGCGTGCGGGTGCCGACGCTGTGTCATCTCGAAGGCCATCCCGGCATGGGCGCGTGCCGCGTCTGCCTGGTCGAAGTCGAGGGCGCGCGCGGGCTCGCCGCGTCGTGCTCGATGCCGGCGACACCGGGGATGAAGGTGAAAACGAATACCGCGCGGGTGCGACTCGCGCGGCGCACCGTGGTGGAACTGCTGCTCTCCGAGCACGAGGGCGATTGCCGTACGTGTCTGCGCGCCGACGACTGCGAATTGCAGCGCCTCGCCTATGAAATGGGTGTGCGCGAGGTTCGCTACGCGGGCGCGAAGCCGCACTCGGTATTCGACGAATCCACGCCCGCGCTCGTGCGCGAGACGGGCAAGTGCATCAAATGCCGCCGCTGCGTCACCGTGTGCAACGAGACGCAGGGCGTGGGCGCGCTGTTCCCGCAAGAGCGCGGTTTCGACACGATTATCGGCCCGGCGTTCGGCGCGAACCTGTCCGAGGTCGTGTGCGTGCAGTGCGGCCAGTGCGCGGCGGTCTGCCCGGTGGGCGCGATCTGTGAGCGCGATCAGATCGACGAGGTCTTCGCTGCCCTCTCCGATCCGACGAAGCACGTCGTCGTGCAGACGGCGCCCGCCATTCGCGCGGCGCTGGGCGAGGGCTTCGGCCTGCCGCCGGGAACGCTGGTCACGGGCAAGATGGTGACCGCGCTGCGTCGATTGGGTTTCGCGGCGGTCTTCGACACCAACTTCACGGCCGACCTGACGATTCTGGAAGAGGGCACCGAGCTGCTGACCCGGCTGAAAACGGCGCTGGTGGACAAGGGCGACGTGGCGCTGCCGATGTTCACGAGCTGCTCGCCGGGCTGGATCAAGTTCGCCGAGCACTTCTATCCCGAGATCCTGCCCAATATCTCGACGTGCAAGTCGCCGCAGCAGATGTTCGGTGCGGTCGCGAAGACCTACTACGCGGACCGCGTCGGCAAGAAGGCCGAGGAGATGTTCGTCGTGTCGATCATGCCGTGCACCGCGAAGAAATTCGAGGCGCAGCGGCCGGAGATGGCGGCCAGCGGCGCGCGCGACGTGGACGTGGTGCTCACGACGCGCGAACTGATCCGCATGATCCGCGAGGCCGGGATCGACTTCGTGTCGCTGCCGGACAGCGAGATGGACAATCCGCTCGGCGTCTCCAGCGGAGCGGCGGACATCTTCGCCAACACGGGCGGCGTCATGGAAGCGGCGCTGCGCACCGCGTACGAGATCGTCACGGGGCGAGAGATGCCGGGCGACAACCTGCACGTGAGACCGGTCGCCGGGCTCGAAGGCGTCAAGGAGGCGTCGATTCCCGTGACCAGCGTCAAACCCGAGTGGAGTTTTCTGGAAGGCGCGGAACTCAAGGTCGCGGTCGCGCATGGACTGCACAACGCGCGCGACGTGATCGAGGCGGTGAAGTCCGGAAAGAAGTCGTATCACTTCATCGAAGTGATGACCTGCCCCGGCGGGTGCATCGGCGGCGGCGGGCAACCCCGCTTCACCGACGACTCGGTGCGCCTCGCGCGAATCGCGGCGATCTATCGCGAAGACGAGGGAAAGCGCCTGCGCAAGTCGCACGAAAACCCCGACGTCGCGAAACTCTACAAGGAATTTCTGGAGAAGCCCCTGGGACATCGGTCCCATGAGCTGCTGCACACGAAGTACGTGACGCGGACGAGCGTTTAG